The sequence below is a genomic window from Babesia bigemina genome assembly Bbig001, chromosome : II.
AAGAATAATAAACATACAAGTAGTCGTACAACCATCACTGCGATTCCAGAAGCAAGTTCACCGTAATCCTCCGACAAAACCACAATTTTCTTTATGCATTCTCCCCCAGCCACACTTCCAGCTGCGCCACCGATCAATGTAACGGCAATAGCAACACCTGCCATTGTATCAGATACTCCCAAATATTGCAGATAGATGGTCATATAATTAAACGCGCACATGGGAGCTTCTGCGATGAATATGGTAAATATTGATATCAAAACAGTTTTTCTGGTAAAAACTGCTTCAAAGGCGTTCTTTATAAGCGTCTGCAAGTCCTCTCCGTTTTTTCTCAACTCATTTTTCATTCCAAATACAATAGCTGTTCCAAACAAAATCCAGACATAACCCAACACAACGTACGACGTACGCCAGCCATAATACCCCAATAACACTTTGCGTGCAATAATCGTTGTTATGACGGCGCATAGCAATCGTCCAATGCAATTCAACGCTTGAAGGCGCGTGAATATGCTTTTGGCCTTTTTTTTCTTGGGATCTTCTGATGTTTGTGCACTTTGTACACCTGCTGAACCACTTGTTCCTTGTTGATTGTTTGTGTCCCCTGAACCGGTTGAATCTGCAACAATCTTTTGTTGGACGGGGTAGACGCACGCAAATCCGAAACCGTGTAAGAAACGCAAAAATAGAATCTGCAGAAGCATAATCAGTTGAATGATTGCAACTTACGACTTTGTAGTGTGACGCAGAGCCCAGCAAAATTGAAGCGATACCCATCACTAATAAACCAGCGCCAAGCACAAAATTCGAAttgtgtctgtctgccagTAAA
It includes:
- a CDS encoding MAJOR FACILITATOR SUPERFAMILY MEMBER,putative, whose product is MAELKSESSTATVDYNVLGQALYHLVSFFEGYDQQVLSMCMRAFELTLGFSQSQLSTLATVSTMSRMGCCLIWGLLADRHNSNFVLGAGLLVMGIASILLGSASHYKVILFLRFLHGFGFACVYPVQQKIVADSTGSGDTNNQQGTSGSAGVQSAQTSEDPKKKKAKSIFTRLQALNCIGRLLCAVITTIIARKVLLGYYGWRTSYVVLGYVWILFGTAIVFGMKNELRKNGEDLQTLIKNAFEAVFTRKTVLISIFTIFIAEAPMCAFNYMTIYLQYLGVSDTMAGVAIAVTLIGGAAGSVAGGECIKKIVVLSEDYGELASGIAVMVVRLLVCLLFFFGKAPCGNLLWYHYIELATLGGTLVTLGGVDREIMKKSIENKYQATSSAIVRTISGISSSIILFQVSAYLTEKVFGYVPSREAFETMATDIKERNAEALRKSMMYIILAGTLLNVVCYIAMFFTYPEDKEKVNKPAQTTSGQK